Proteins encoded together in one Thermococcus gammatolerans EJ3 window:
- a CDS encoding helix-turn-helix domain-containing protein: protein MRPPVSREKIYSVMFDREGLRIPEIARITGLNYTYTYQVVRSLVREGYVTVVGGRVVFLDRKGFLFKWAGDKERILGSLGYATVKLIPDYDLRELVLFSGNSALWLLGKIISPAGGILYTTADRFEEVMELKDPNGYPFKLYIYDEFYFRIRKELSGYYIPSWGMIVADTLVQGMYARLFNDVFETVVSIIKGGKDEEA from the coding sequence ATGAGACCGCCAGTGTCGAGGGAGAAGATATACAGCGTGATGTTTGACCGAGAGGGGCTTCGAATACCCGAGATTGCCCGAATAACGGGGCTGAACTACACCTACACCTACCAGGTCGTGAGGTCTCTCGTGAGGGAGGGCTACGTAACGGTCGTCGGGGGAAGGGTCGTCTTTCTTGACAGGAAGGGCTTTCTCTTCAAATGGGCCGGGGACAAGGAGAGAATATTGGGCTCCCTTGGCTACGCGACTGTTAAGCTCATCCCGGACTACGACCTCAGGGAGCTCGTGCTCTTCTCCGGAAACTCCGCGCTCTGGCTCCTCGGTAAGATAATCAGCCCCGCGGGCGGAATCCTCTACACGACCGCCGATAGGTTTGAGGAGGTCATGGAGCTCAAAGACCCCAACGGCTACCCCTTCAAGCTCTACATCTACGACGAGTTCTACTTCAGAATCCGAAAGGAGCTCAGCGGCTACTACATCCCGAGCTGGGGGATGATTGTGGCAGATACTCTCGTTCAGGGGATGTACGCAAGGCTATTTAATGACGTTTTTGAAACCGTGGTTTCCATCATCAAGGGTGGGAAAGATGAGGAGGCTTGA
- the metG gene encoding methionine--tRNA ligase, with the protein MVRYMVTSALPYANGPIHAGHLAGAYLPADIFVRYLRLKGEEVLFICGTDEHGTPITFRALKEGRSPREIVDEFHEHIKTTFERAKISFDYFGRTELPVHYRISQEFFLKALENGHLVKKVTKQAYCEHDKMFLPDRYVIGTCPYCGAENQRGDQCEVCGRPLTPEILINPRCNICGNPITFKDSAHYYIKMQDFEERLKKWIESRPWKPNVKNTVLGWINEGLEERAITRDLDWGIPVPLDDEDMRGKVLYVWFEAPIGYISITIEALKRAGKEKEWKKFWLNLEGETRVIHFIGKDNIPFHAIFWPAFLMAYGKYKDEEVEADWNLPYDIPANEYLNLEGKKFSTSRNWAIWVHEFLDAFPADYLRYYLTAIMPETRDSDFSFADFKVKINEELVNNLGNFVHRALTFVNRYFDGIVPERGELNELDKQAFEEIERAFEEVGELISQYRFKDALRRVMELAIFGNRYFDHQRPWKTAKTDRKRTATTVNVSLQIVKALGILLEPFLPDASEKIWHLLNLEELKRWEFTEIPAGHRVRKATPMFRKVTDEDIIYFILNYIARGNPESAKILLDKYYKRDDVVKVALERFKNEEEARAILKSVYGEELEVKSEKPGKASKKEKVKKKEGGKMDYVSFDDFAKLDLRVGKIIEVKDHPNADRLYVVKVDLGDEVRQLVAGLKKYYKPEELLNKTVIVIANLEPKKLRGVESQGMLLAADDGENVALLMPDKEVKLGARIR; encoded by the coding sequence ATGGTCAGGTACATGGTAACCTCGGCACTCCCTTACGCTAACGGCCCGATTCACGCGGGCCACCTGGCGGGAGCGTACCTTCCAGCGGACATCTTCGTCCGCTATCTGAGGCTCAAGGGCGAAGAAGTGCTCTTCATCTGCGGAACCGACGAGCACGGAACGCCGATAACCTTCCGCGCGCTCAAGGAGGGTAGGAGCCCGAGGGAAATCGTTGACGAGTTCCACGAGCACATAAAGACGACCTTCGAGAGGGCAAAGATAAGCTTCGACTACTTCGGGAGGACTGAACTGCCCGTCCACTATAGAATAAGCCAGGAGTTCTTCTTAAAGGCCCTAGAAAACGGCCACCTCGTCAAGAAGGTCACCAAGCAGGCCTACTGCGAGCACGACAAGATGTTTCTACCAGATAGATATGTCATCGGAACCTGCCCCTACTGCGGTGCCGAGAACCAGCGTGGCGACCAGTGTGAGGTCTGCGGGAGGCCGTTAACGCCAGAAATCCTCATCAACCCGCGCTGTAACATCTGTGGCAACCCGATAACCTTCAAGGACTCGGCCCACTACTACATCAAAATGCAGGACTTCGAGGAGAGGCTCAAGAAGTGGATTGAGAGCAGGCCCTGGAAGCCCAACGTCAAGAACACCGTCCTCGGCTGGATTAACGAGGGGCTGGAGGAGAGGGCCATAACGCGCGACCTCGACTGGGGAATTCCAGTCCCTCTGGACGACGAAGATATGAGGGGCAAGGTGCTCTACGTCTGGTTTGAGGCTCCAATTGGATACATCTCCATAACAATCGAGGCCCTCAAGAGGGCTGGAAAGGAGAAGGAGTGGAAGAAGTTCTGGCTCAACCTTGAGGGCGAGACCAGAGTAATACACTTCATCGGCAAGGACAACATACCATTCCACGCGATATTCTGGCCCGCCTTCCTGATGGCCTACGGCAAGTATAAGGACGAGGAAGTCGAGGCCGACTGGAACCTGCCCTACGACATTCCCGCCAACGAGTACCTCAACCTCGAGGGCAAGAAGTTCTCAACGAGCAGGAACTGGGCCATCTGGGTTCACGAGTTCTTAGATGCATTCCCGGCCGACTACCTGCGCTACTACCTCACCGCGATAATGCCCGAAACTCGCGACAGCGACTTCAGCTTCGCCGACTTCAAGGTGAAGATAAACGAGGAGCTGGTGAACAACCTCGGCAACTTCGTGCACCGCGCTCTCACTTTCGTGAACCGCTATTTCGACGGAATCGTGCCTGAGAGGGGCGAGCTGAACGAGCTAGACAAACAGGCCTTCGAAGAGATTGAGAGGGCCTTCGAGGAGGTCGGCGAGCTCATAAGCCAGTACCGCTTCAAGGACGCGCTCAGAAGGGTCATGGAGCTGGCCATCTTCGGCAACCGCTACTTCGACCACCAGAGGCCCTGGAAGACGGCAAAGACCGACCGCAAGAGGACGGCCACAACGGTCAACGTCTCGCTCCAGATTGTTAAGGCCCTCGGAATCCTCCTCGAGCCGTTCCTGCCCGACGCCAGTGAGAAGATATGGCACCTGCTCAACCTGGAGGAGCTCAAGCGCTGGGAGTTCACCGAGATTCCCGCGGGACACCGCGTCAGGAAGGCAACGCCGATGTTCAGGAAGGTCACCGACGAGGACATCATCTACTTCATCCTCAACTACATAGCGCGCGGAAACCCGGAGAGCGCTAAAATACTCCTCGACAAGTACTACAAGCGCGACGACGTCGTGAAGGTCGCCCTGGAGCGCTTCAAGAACGAGGAGGAAGCGAGGGCAATCCTTAAGAGCGTCTACGGTGAGGAGCTCGAGGTCAAGTCCGAAAAGCCCGGAAAGGCCTCGAAGAAGGAGAAGGTGAAGAAAAAGGAGGGCGGAAAGATGGACTACGTCAGCTTTGACGACTTCGCGAAGCTCGACCTCCGCGTTGGAAAGATAATCGAGGTCAAAGACCACCCGAACGCCGACAGGCTCTACGTGGTCAAGGTTGACCTCGGAGACGAGGTCAGACAGCTGGTGGCTGGCCTTAAGAAGTACTACAAGCCCGAAGAGCTCCTCAACAAGACAGTTATCGTCATAGCGAACCTCGAGCCCAAGAAGCTCCGCGGTGTCGAGAGCCAGGGAATGCTTCTGGCCGCTGATGACGGCGAGAACGTCGCCCTGCTCATGCCCGACAAGGAGGTAAAGCTCGGCGCGAGGATAAGGTGA
- a CDS encoding HAD family hydrolase — translation MIRGLIFDVDETLLYYEGYTLRRWYEEVGRPAMEKLGVLLDWETFRRIVRGELSRRYVERFGIDHVEFWKAMDRANKAYRERLLEEGKIKPFPDAGALEELRALGLKLAAVSNASQDNTELVLKAFGLDRYFDVILGKDYSYLDGVKPNPYLLNKALKVLGLKKDEVLLVGDSSNDVLAGRNAGIKTVNIVRFERVPGADYYVNTLWELVNLVKELRAKNPLGLSPR, via the coding sequence ATGATTAGGGGACTCATATTCGATGTCGATGAGACCCTCCTCTACTACGAGGGCTACACCCTGCGGAGGTGGTACGAGGAGGTTGGAAGGCCGGCGATGGAGAAGCTCGGCGTTCTCCTGGACTGGGAGACCTTCAGGAGAATAGTTCGGGGGGAGCTCTCGAGGAGATACGTTGAGCGGTTTGGAATTGACCACGTTGAGTTCTGGAAGGCTATGGATCGGGCCAATAAGGCCTACCGGGAGAGGCTTCTGGAGGAGGGAAAGATAAAGCCCTTCCCTGACGCTGGCGCTCTTGAGGAGCTCAGGGCTCTTGGTCTAAAGCTTGCGGCCGTTAGCAACGCCTCTCAGGACAATACGGAGCTCGTGCTCAAGGCGTTTGGTCTTGACAGGTACTTCGACGTGATCCTCGGAAAGGACTACTCGTACCTCGACGGTGTAAAACCAAACCCCTATCTCCTCAACAAGGCTTTGAAAGTTCTCGGCCTGAAGAAGGACGAGGTCCTGCTCGTCGGGGACAGTTCCAATGACGTTCTGGCGGGGCGAAACGCGGGAATTAAGACCGTGAACATCGTGCGCTTTGAGCGCGTTCCCGGTGCCGACTACTACGTGAACACCCTTTGGGAGCTGGTGAACCTCGTTAAGGAGCTTCGAGCGAAAAACCCATTAGGCCTTTCACCAAGGTAA
- the tsaA gene encoding tRNA (N6-threonylcarbamoyladenosine(37)-N6)-methyltransferase TrmO: protein MNFEPFKIVPVGYVRKEPETHIKILPEFREATEGLREGDWVKLVLWFHESDTPEKRRTLKVHPYGNPKNPLTGVFATRSPCRPNPVALYTVRIHRIEGSRLYIDEIDAEDGTPVVDIKIFVERYDCPKEVPIEEREAEIGAGRTIGEVNIIPRKADHLDELEEVSPEEYDALILEIGPKTTTLTAKELVELIEALQEVYENLPVEIKDKLRGMFQ from the coding sequence ATGAACTTCGAACCCTTCAAAATCGTGCCAGTTGGCTACGTGAGGAAGGAACCAGAAACGCACATCAAAATTCTGCCCGAGTTCCGGGAGGCAACGGAGGGCCTCAGGGAAGGCGACTGGGTCAAGCTCGTCCTCTGGTTCCACGAGAGCGACACGCCGGAGAAGAGGAGAACCCTCAAGGTACATCCATACGGGAACCCGAAGAACCCGCTCACAGGTGTTTTCGCAACCCGCTCGCCCTGCAGGCCGAATCCAGTGGCGCTTTACACCGTCAGAATCCACCGCATCGAGGGGAGCAGGCTCTACATAGACGAGATTGACGCCGAGGACGGAACTCCCGTGGTGGACATTAAGATTTTCGTCGAGCGCTACGACTGCCCCAAGGAGGTGCCGATAGAGGAGCGGGAAGCCGAGATAGGGGCCGGGAGAACGATTGGCGAGGTGAACATAATCCCGAGGAAAGCCGACCACCTGGACGAGCTTGAGGAGGTCTCGCCGGAGGAATACGACGCGCTGATACTCGAAATCGGCCCGAAGACGACGACACTTACAGCCAAAGAACTCGTCGAGCTCATCGAGGCCCTTCAGGAGGTCTATGAGAACCTGCCGGTGGAGATAAAGGATAAACTGCGGGGGATGTTCCAATGA
- a CDS encoding AAA family ATPase, with product MNVVNEIVSEISTVYIGNTEPIRKTLTALLVNGNVLFEDYPGLGKTLLAKAFGKTLGLSYTRIQFTPDLLPADITGTKVWRHDRGVFELVKGPIFTNVLLADEINRAPPKTQSALLEAMEERQVTIEGETYRLDRPFFVIATQNPIEFEGTYPLPEAQLDRFLLRLSVGYPRSLDDEIAIMEARLRWGKDDPTEDLEPVIDRETLLEMQALVEKNVFVGREILTYIAMLVRTARSDGRVEAGPSPRGALALMKIAKANALMEGRDYVIPDDVKAFAVDALAHRIVIKPEHAFEGVTGRDVVLSALQKTPVPKGDGDEA from the coding sequence ATGAACGTTGTGAATGAAATCGTGTCGGAGATTTCCACGGTTTACATCGGCAACACGGAACCTATTCGAAAGACTCTCACAGCTCTCCTCGTGAATGGAAACGTTCTCTTTGAGGACTACCCGGGTCTTGGAAAGACGCTGCTCGCGAAAGCGTTTGGCAAAACGCTGGGACTCAGTTACACGAGAATTCAGTTCACTCCCGACCTGCTTCCTGCGGATATAACAGGAACAAAGGTGTGGCGCCACGATAGGGGCGTTTTTGAGCTTGTTAAGGGCCCAATATTCACCAACGTTCTGCTCGCGGACGAGATAAACCGTGCCCCTCCAAAGACCCAGTCGGCACTGCTCGAGGCAATGGAGGAGAGGCAGGTAACGATAGAGGGCGAAACCTACAGGCTTGACAGGCCGTTCTTCGTCATAGCCACCCAGAACCCCATTGAGTTTGAGGGAACGTATCCCCTCCCAGAGGCCCAGCTCGACCGCTTTCTCCTCCGTTTGAGCGTTGGCTATCCCAGGAGCCTTGACGATGAGATAGCCATTATGGAGGCCCGTCTGCGCTGGGGTAAGGATGACCCCACTGAGGACTTGGAACCGGTGATTGACAGGGAAACCCTCTTGGAGATGCAGGCCCTCGTTGAGAAGAACGTCTTCGTCGGGAGGGAAATCCTGACCTACATCGCGATGCTCGTGAGAACGGCACGTTCGGACGGCAGGGTTGAGGCAGGGCCGAGCCCGAGGGGTGCGCTGGCCTTGATGAAGATTGCCAAAGCCAACGCCCTTATGGAGGGCAGGGACTACGTTATCCCCGACGACGTGAAGGCCTTCGCCGTTGACGCGCTGGCTCACAGGATAGTTATAAAACCTGAACATGCCTTTGAAGGTGTTACGGGCAGGGACGTGGTTCTGAGCGCCCTCCAGAAAACGCCTGTGCCGAAGGGAGACGGCGATGAGGCGTGA
- a CDS encoding DUF58 domain-containing protein: MRRMDVLLFATLAPFSLALFTGVLGLAYASLIPASILAYSLMSDPPSGFHVERTVEARNLAVGRRARVRVKLTVERGAGLVFIGDVVSPGLKVHGRNRRVFVKLPGEVLQVEYSYEVSPGKRGVHSISPVEVISQDFLGILRKNYGIFGDEVTIEARPVIGSLRASSLRSIRAKRRGLPVVLSRKGISSKDFKEIREYQPGDPLKAINWKATARFGVPLVNEYEPEGMATVMVYADTTTDMGTGDVFNGALESALGLSLSLVHTLLKANLRVGLYLAGSKRFVTPRTGTQAFSSFLRAVLSAGPSPNPEPMPLAVERSKRAGKVDLAIIITNITPYNVSELRDAIGKLRKTFNCRVLLVDVNPYGAIDKEVMQLSRLHKRKLAGKLGVPVVEWVPSREGPSTALKKILGGVSLAL, translated from the coding sequence ATGAGGCGGATGGACGTCCTGCTGTTCGCGACCCTTGCGCCGTTCTCACTCGCGCTGTTCACCGGGGTTCTCGGTCTGGCATACGCAAGCCTAATTCCGGCATCAATCCTTGCGTACTCCCTCATGTCTGACCCCCCGTCAGGTTTTCACGTTGAAAGAACTGTGGAAGCGCGAAACCTTGCCGTGGGCCGGCGCGCCAGGGTTCGCGTTAAGCTCACCGTTGAGCGGGGCGCTGGTTTGGTGTTCATCGGGGACGTTGTCTCTCCCGGGCTTAAGGTTCACGGCCGAAACCGCAGGGTTTTCGTAAAGCTCCCAGGCGAGGTTCTTCAGGTCGAGTATTCCTATGAGGTCTCCCCCGGAAAGAGGGGCGTTCACTCAATATCCCCTGTGGAGGTCATAAGTCAAGATTTCCTTGGAATTCTTAGAAAGAACTACGGGATATTCGGAGACGAGGTTACGATAGAGGCCAGACCGGTCATTGGTAGTCTCAGGGCGAGTTCCCTGCGGAGTATTCGGGCTAAAAGGCGTGGTCTGCCAGTGGTTCTCTCCCGTAAGGGTATATCCTCCAAGGACTTTAAGGAGATTAGGGAGTATCAGCCCGGTGACCCCCTAAAAGCAATCAACTGGAAGGCAACCGCCCGCTTTGGGGTTCCCCTCGTCAACGAGTACGAGCCCGAGGGTATGGCAACCGTCATGGTGTACGCGGATACGACGACCGATATGGGAACTGGGGACGTCTTCAACGGGGCCCTCGAAAGCGCCCTTGGCCTGTCGCTCTCCCTCGTCCACACCCTCCTCAAGGCAAACCTGAGGGTCGGCCTTTATCTGGCGGGCTCTAAAAGGTTCGTAACGCCCAGAACTGGAACTCAGGCATTTTCAAGCTTCCTTAGGGCTGTCCTCTCCGCCGGCCCGTCTCCGAACCCCGAACCGATGCCCCTTGCAGTGGAGCGTTCAAAAAGAGCTGGAAAAGTTGACCTCGCGATAATCATAACCAACATCACCCCCTACAACGTCTCGGAGCTGAGAGACGCCATTGGAAAGCTCAGGAAAACCTTTAACTGCAGGGTTCTTCTCGTGGACGTCAATCCATACGGGGCGATTGATAAGGAGGTCATGCAACTTTCCCGTCTCCACAAGCGAAAACTGGCGGGGAAGCTCGGCGTGCCCGTGGTGGAGTGGGTTCCCTCTCGGGAGGGTCCAAGCACGGCCCTGAAAAAAATCCTCGGGGGTGTCTCCCTTGCCCTTTAG
- a CDS encoding adenosylhomocysteinase, giving the protein MDCTKDYCIKDINLAPSGEKKIDWVSRFMPVLQMIRGEFEREKPFKGVRIATTLHLEMKTAFLLLTLKAGGAEVSAAASNPLSTQDDVVAALAKAGVKVYAIRGESREEYYENMHRALDIRPNIIIDDGADMISTVHRERPELIDEIWGASEETTTGVIRLRAMEKDGVLKFPIIAVNDSYTKYLFDNRYGTGQSTWDGIIRTTNLLVAGKNVVVVGYGWCGRGIAMRACGLGATVIVVEVDPIRALEARMDGFLVMDMKEAAKVGDIFVTSTGNIKCIRREHFELMKDGVIMANAGHFDVEIWKPDLEELAVEISEPRPNIREYKLKDGRRLYLLADGRLVNLAAADGHPAEIMDMSFALQAKAAQYIKENHEKLEPKVYVLPREIDEMVARIKLNAMGIKIEELTEEQKKYLESWEHGT; this is encoded by the coding sequence ATGGACTGCACGAAGGATTACTGCATTAAGGACATAAACCTGGCACCGAGCGGGGAGAAGAAGATTGACTGGGTCTCGCGCTTCATGCCCGTCCTCCAGATGATAAGGGGGGAGTTCGAGAGGGAGAAGCCCTTTAAGGGCGTCAGAATCGCCACGACGCTCCACCTTGAGATGAAGACGGCCTTCCTGCTCCTGACCCTTAAGGCAGGAGGAGCTGAGGTCTCGGCCGCGGCCAGCAATCCTCTCTCGACGCAGGACGACGTGGTCGCGGCCCTGGCAAAGGCCGGCGTCAAGGTCTACGCGATTAGAGGAGAGAGCAGGGAGGAGTACTACGAGAACATGCACAGGGCTTTGGACATAAGGCCCAACATCATCATAGACGATGGTGCCGATATGATAAGCACCGTACACCGCGAAAGGCCTGAGTTAATAGACGAAATCTGGGGCGCAAGCGAGGAAACGACCACCGGGGTAATAAGGCTCCGCGCGATGGAGAAGGACGGGGTTCTGAAGTTCCCAATCATAGCGGTCAACGACAGCTATACCAAATACCTCTTCGACAACCGCTACGGAACGGGACAGTCAACGTGGGACGGCATAATAAGAACCACCAACCTGCTCGTCGCCGGAAAGAACGTCGTCGTTGTCGGCTACGGCTGGTGCGGAAGGGGAATAGCGATGCGCGCTTGCGGTCTCGGCGCGACGGTGATAGTCGTCGAGGTTGACCCGATTAGGGCCCTGGAGGCGAGGATGGACGGCTTCCTCGTTATGGACATGAAGGAGGCGGCAAAGGTAGGCGACATCTTCGTCACCTCTACGGGCAACATCAAGTGCATTCGCAGGGAGCACTTCGAGCTCATGAAGGACGGCGTCATAATGGCCAACGCCGGCCACTTCGACGTCGAGATATGGAAGCCCGACCTTGAGGAGCTCGCCGTTGAGATAAGCGAGCCGAGGCCCAACATCAGGGAGTACAAGCTTAAGGACGGAAGGAGGCTCTACCTCTTGGCAGATGGAAGGCTCGTTAATTTAGCGGCGGCAGACGGCCACCCGGCGGAGATTATGGACATGAGCTTTGCCCTGCAGGCCAAAGCGGCGCAGTACATCAAGGAGAACCATGAGAAGCTTGAGCCAAAGGTCTACGTCCTGCCGAGGGAGATTGACGAGATGGTTGCGAGGATTAAGCTGAACGCGATGGGAATAAAGATTGAGGAGCTCACCGAGGAGCAGAAGAAATACCTGGAGAGCTGGGAGCACGGGACGTAG
- a CDS encoding cyclase family protein encodes MIVDLSLPLGEETPVYPGDPEVKVKPWAFIERDGYYMNALKLGEHSGTHVDAPAHFIPGGKTIDEMPLEKFIGEAFVVDVRDGEGTVKLDEIPDSGYYGKIVLFLTGGRELSPEVALFLVAEGAKAVGTDAMSIGDDTVHTILLTAEVPVFENLANLEVLLEKTFTFIGLPLKIEGGSGSPVRAIALL; translated from the coding sequence ATGATAGTCGACCTCTCGCTTCCCCTCGGAGAGGAGACGCCGGTTTATCCGGGCGACCCCGAGGTGAAGGTCAAACCCTGGGCCTTCATCGAGCGCGACGGCTACTACATGAACGCCCTTAAACTCGGAGAGCACTCCGGGACGCACGTTGACGCTCCGGCTCACTTCATTCCCGGCGGAAAGACGATAGACGAGATGCCCCTTGAGAAGTTCATCGGCGAGGCCTTTGTCGTTGATGTACGCGACGGGGAGGGAACCGTTAAGCTCGATGAGATTCCCGACTCGGGCTATTACGGGAAAATCGTCCTTTTCCTTACCGGCGGGAGGGAGCTCTCACCCGAGGTCGCGCTCTTCCTTGTGGCCGAGGGTGCTAAAGCGGTCGGCACCGACGCGATGAGCATTGGCGACGATACGGTTCACACTATTCTCCTGACCGCTGAGGTGCCGGTCTTCGAGAACCTCGCCAACCTTGAGGTCCTGCTCGAGAAGACGTTTACCTTCATAGGCCTTCCCCTGAAAATCGAGGGTGGGTCGGGAAGTCCTGTAAGGGCCATCGCCCTGCTATGA
- a CDS encoding GumC domain-containing protein: MGMFDKGKQGVTWDYLRERHPEILSELKTLRDWDTVKAVVPEAEKLGDYSLFSLQALASFIKEFHIERGLLGERIEGLTQKLEDTRTEMRERDSALEKRIHVLEKGLNEVQRKTLLIEGISNLLPRINELEEKLEMNQAEILARFEKSYLRLIEEKVEELVNQRIRELEGSILGVSGDLAKSLRELQERHEKLIIENYELRRKVESLRGALRKKEGELAELRKKVSSYAELNRRIEELQRRVQEYEKKTGRLSKAERELLRLTGAGSLEEALEAVRRMKEEYVPKSKVAPLLSELKRLQERLEELERENAFLREKNEKLSQALKMLLEREESEES, translated from the coding sequence ATGGGAATGTTTGACAAGGGAAAACAGGGAGTTACATGGGACTACCTCCGGGAAAGGCATCCAGAAATTCTTTCGGAGCTTAAAACCCTGAGGGACTGGGATACAGTTAAGGCCGTCGTCCCGGAGGCCGAGAAGTTGGGCGACTATTCACTATTCTCCCTTCAGGCACTGGCCTCTTTCATAAAGGAGTTCCACATTGAACGCGGTCTTCTCGGGGAGCGGATCGAGGGGCTGACTCAGAAGCTCGAGGACACGAGAACGGAGATGAGGGAGCGAGATTCTGCGCTGGAGAAACGTATACACGTCCTGGAAAAGGGTCTGAATGAAGTTCAGAGAAAGACCCTCCTCATAGAGGGTATAAGCAACCTCCTGCCGAGGATAAACGAGCTCGAGGAGAAGCTCGAGATGAATCAGGCGGAGATACTGGCCAGGTTCGAGAAGAGCTATCTCCGGCTCATCGAAGAGAAGGTTGAGGAACTCGTGAATCAGCGCATAAGGGAGCTTGAGGGATCTATCCTGGGAGTCAGCGGAGACCTCGCAAAATCCCTGAGGGAGCTACAGGAGCGCCACGAGAAGCTCATAATTGAGAACTATGAGTTGAGGCGTAAGGTTGAGAGCCTCCGGGGGGCCCTCAGGAAGAAGGAGGGAGAACTTGCGGAGCTGAGGAAGAAAGTTTCCAGCTACGCCGAGCTGAACAGAAGGATCGAGGAACTCCAGAGAAGGGTTCAGGAGTACGAGAAAAAGACTGGAAGGCTCTCAAAGGCCGAACGTGAGCTTCTCCGTCTGACCGGGGCTGGTTCCCTTGAAGAGGCCCTCGAAGCTGTCAGACGCATGAAGGAGGAATACGTTCCAAAATCAAAGGTTGCTCCCCTTCTCAGCGAGCTAAAGCGTCTCCAAGAACGCCTTGAGGAACTGGAGCGGGAAAACGCCTTTCTCCGGGAGAAGAACGAGAAGCTATCCCAGGCCCTTAAGATGCTCCTAGAACGGGAGGAATCCGAGGAATCATAG
- a CDS encoding ribonuclease P protein component 4: MGKKRFIREREQREKKRIARERVETLFTMAERVFPYSRELANRYVEIALAVQQKAKIRLPRKWKRRYCKRCHSFLVPGVNARVRLRSRPYPHVVIKCLECGYIMRYSYLKEKKARRKKND; this comes from the coding sequence ATGGGAAAGAAGCGGTTCATCAGAGAAAGGGAACAGCGGGAAAAGAAGAGGATTGCCCGCGAGAGGGTCGAGACGCTATTCACGATGGCGGAGAGAGTGTTCCCGTACAGCAGGGAGCTGGCCAACAGGTACGTCGAAATAGCGCTTGCCGTCCAGCAGAAGGCCAAGATAAGGCTCCCGAGAAAATGGAAGAGGAGATACTGCAAGAGGTGCCACTCCTTCCTCGTTCCCGGTGTCAACGCACGGGTCAGGCTGAGGAGCAGGCCCTACCCCCATGTGGTCATCAAGTGCCTTGAATGCGGGTACATAATGCGCTACTCGTACCTGAAGGAGAAGAAGGCAAGGCGCAAGAAAAATGATTAA
- a CDS encoding sister chromatid cohesion protein PDS5: protein MEEELDVREALATGEKLDEVIVRASYDKEILDQVIRYLDDDLWTVQKNALIVIMNVIEEYEELIDPLLRKLLVMIRKSEAIPLTLEIAKAIGVLSRIKPELVRGTVPVILANYRIGDPKIRINMAYVLEEIMRNNPRLLGNIAREIASMLTSPDETDRLAALNFISALAENQTRYATPFLPRLLSLLYDRNEIVRISAVETLTELALKSPKFRKIIKVKFQELNDRSELVMEKVREGLMKITLAESEEERKEGS, encoded by the coding sequence ATGGAGGAAGAGCTGGACGTTAGGGAGGCACTCGCAACAGGCGAGAAGCTCGACGAGGTTATAGTGCGTGCCTCGTACGACAAGGAGATCCTCGATCAGGTGATAAGGTATCTCGACGACGACCTTTGGACAGTCCAGAAAAACGCACTGATAGTCATTATGAACGTCATTGAGGAGTATGAGGAGTTGATAGACCCCTTGCTCCGGAAGTTGCTCGTAATGATACGAAAGAGCGAGGCGATCCCGCTGACCCTTGAAATAGCAAAGGCCATTGGTGTGCTCTCCCGCATCAAGCCAGAACTCGTCAGGGGTACCGTCCCCGTGATCCTTGCCAACTATCGCATAGGCGATCCAAAGATCCGGATAAACATGGCCTACGTCCTAGAGGAGATCATGAGGAACAATCCCCGGCTTCTCGGTAACATAGCGAGGGAAATCGCCTCGATGCTGACATCCCCCGATGAAACGGATCGTCTCGCCGCCCTCAACTTCATCTCCGCCCTCGCGGAAAACCAGACCCGCTACGCGACCCCGTTCCTCCCAAGGCTTCTGTCGCTCCTCTACGACAGGAACGAGATAGTCAGGATAAGCGCCGTCGAGACCCTAACGGAGCTGGCCCTCAAGAGCCCGAAGTTCAGAAAGATCATCAAGGTCAAGTTCCAGGAACTCAACGACCGCAGCGAACTCGTCATGGAAAAGGTGAGGGAGGGGCTTATGAAGATAACACTTGCTGAATCAGAGGAAGAGAGGAAGGAAGGCAGTTAA